The following is a genomic window from Synechococcus sp. MW101C3.
CGGTTGCTTCGGATCAACCTGAGCAGCTCTCGGTGCAGCGGCGCGGTGATAGCTCGGTGCTCAGTCTTGGCGAGAACTTTGAACGCTATGAGATTGTCGATGCCCTGGTGGTGGGGGGCTGAGCCCTCTGCCGGCTCGATGCCATCGGTGACCGGGGCGACGGGCCGTGCCATTCCCCGCATCTTCATCAGGGCGCAGCTTGTCTGGCTGCCTTGGTAGCCCTGAAGAGCCTGCTCCAACCCGGTAGCTGGGTGACGCTATCGACTTGCCGCAACGGAGCCGATCACCCTCGGGGGAATGCTGCCGGCACCAACCAGATCCGGCGCTGAACTGTTGAATCTGGGCATAGGAATGAAGCATGCCGCTCATGACGACGTGAGCAATCTTGAAGCCAGGTGATGGTGAGCGTTGGTTTTAGGTGTTAACTCCCACTAAACTGGAGAGGGTCAATAGAGGAAGAGACGTTGGCACGTGAAGGAGTTGCCCGAGTGGGGAGCCGAACGCTTGCTTATCTTGAAACGGGTGACGATGGCGGACCACTTGTTATCCATCATCACGGAGGGCCATCCAGCCGCTTGGAGGCCTTGCTCTTCGATTCCTGTGCAAGTGCCCATGGGCTGAGGTTTGTCTGTGTTGACCGGCCTGGTATCGGTGGGTCCGATCTTCAGCCGGGCCGCACCTTCGCGTCATGGGCAAACGACCTCCAGACGTTGGCTGATTCCTTGGGTGCACAGCAGTTCGCGGTGACCGGCTGGTCTGAAGGGGGTCCGTGGGCTCTTGCCGCCGCAGCCTATCTAGACCCTGGTCGCCTTGCCCATGTCACATGCATTGCTGGTGCCAGCTACGGAACGTTTGGAGATAATTGGGCCGTCAAGTACCAAAGTAGCGTGGATGCGCTTGGTGGGCGCCTCGCGTTGCACTTCCAGCCTGGCTTCAGGCTCATGTATGAACTGCTTGGATTGAGTGCTACCCACTTTGAAGCCAACTATCTGCAGGCTCTGAGGAAGTCGATGGGTGTCTCTGATCAGGAGGTCCTGGCAGATGAGCAGGTCTGTCAATCCTTTCTGGAGGCATCACGGGAATGCTTTCGGCAGGGCGTTGAGGGGCTTGTCGCTGACGCCACGATGCTCTACGAGGCTTGGCCGTTTGACATGACCAAAGTGACGCGTCCGGTCCACTTCTGGCAGGGAACTGATGACAAACTGGTGCCTGAACCCATCAATCGGATGGTGGCGGACAAGACCCCTGGTGCCATCTGGCGTTCCATCAGCGGTGGAGGCCACTTCATTGCTATCAGCCATGCGAACGAGATTCTTGCTCAGGTGGCCAGCGATCTTGCCAAGGCGCCAACCTGACACCACACAGCTGATGGCCCATCTCGATGGGCCTTGGCATTGATCGGGCCTTGATGACGCCTCGCGTACCCACGATCCCTGCAGCGCCCCGATCCATTCAGAAGGGCACGCCTCTGAAGCATCTGCTGGGCCAGGAGGCCATTGAGTGTCTGGCGAACAACCTGCAGATTGTTGATGCAGGCTTTCCGGTTCGCCGATTCTGCCAATCCGCACTGGCAGGCATTGAGCCGTTGGCCATCATGCAGCGTGGAGTGCATATCGCCAGGGCGCTTCGTGAAGTCCTGCCTGGGAACTACCAGGAGGCTGTTCAAGTCCTCATGGCGTCGTTGACGCCGGAGAAGTCAGAAGCAGAAGAGATGGGGCTGGCAGGCTTTTTCTATCTTCCACACAGCTTCTTCATTTCTGAGTATGGGCAGGATGTCCAACACAGCAGCGGCAACGACCCTTTTGACACGTCGATGCTGGCTTTGCATGCCCTCACCATGCGGTTCACCTCGGAATTCGCCATCCGCACGTTTCTGATCCAGCAGCAGGCGCGCACGTTGGAGAAGGTTGATCAGTGGATCACCGACCTGAATCCGCATGTCAGGCGCCTCTGCAGCGAGGGGACGCGGCCAAGGCTCCCTTGGGGGAAACGCATTCCTTCGTTTGTGGCCGATCCGAGGCCAACGCTGCCCATCCTTGAATCTCTGAAGAACGATTCATCGCTGTACGTCCGCCGCAGCGTTGCCAACCACCTGGGGGACATCGCCAAAGACCATCCGGAACTCGTCTTTACCACCTGTGAGCGTTGGTTGCGGGATGGTGCCTCCGCTGACCTGCAGTGGCTGATCCGGCATGCAGTTCGTTATCCCGCCAAGCAGGGAGATGCACGTGCGCTGAAGATACGTGCAGCAGCCAAGGGCAGCGCGTTGTAAGGCGCTCCACCATGGCCTGAACCATCATCCCAGCCATGCCATCCGAGCGATGACGTTCTTCTCCTTCCTTGTTCCTCTGGTGGTGCACTACGCGTTGACCGTTCTGCCACTGGGCTTGGGGCTGCTGGCCTTGGCACGGACACGCCCCGGCCGCAGGCGCCAACATTGGATCGTGGTGGCTGGCCTGTTGGCGGTGTTGGGTGGCGCGCTGGTGCTGCTCCAGGGCAAGGCGGCTCTGATGGGTGCGCCAGACGACGGCACCTGGTTCGTGGTGGTGACGGGACTGCTGCCGATCGCCTTAGGGGGCATCAGCCTGCTGCGCTGGTCGCGGCTCTGAGCCTCCGAAGCAGCCAGGCTGGTGACATCAGGGCCAGGTGATGCCGCAGACGCTCCTT
Proteins encoded in this region:
- a CDS encoding DNA alkylation repair protein, with the translated sequence MGLGIDRALMTPRVPTIPAAPRSIQKGTPLKHLLGQEAIECLANNLQIVDAGFPVRRFCQSALAGIEPLAIMQRGVHIARALREVLPGNYQEAVQVLMASLTPEKSEAEEMGLAGFFYLPHSFFISEYGQDVQHSSGNDPFDTSMLALHALTMRFTSEFAIRTFLIQQQARTLEKVDQWITDLNPHVRRLCSEGTRPRLPWGKRIPSFVADPRPTLPILESLKNDSSLYVRRSVANHLGDIAKDHPELVFTTCERWLRDGASADLQWLIRHAVRYPAKQGDARALKIRAAAKGSAL
- a CDS encoding alpha/beta fold hydrolase; translated protein: MGSRTLAYLETGDDGGPLVIHHHGGPSSRLEALLFDSCASAHGLRFVCVDRPGIGGSDLQPGRTFASWANDLQTLADSLGAQQFAVTGWSEGGPWALAAAAYLDPGRLAHVTCIAGASYGTFGDNWAVKYQSSVDALGGRLALHFQPGFRLMYELLGLSATHFEANYLQALRKSMGVSDQEVLADEQVCQSFLEASRECFRQGVEGLVADATMLYEAWPFDMTKVTRPVHFWQGTDDKLVPEPINRMVADKTPGAIWRSISGGGHFIAISHANEILAQVASDLAKAPT